DNA sequence from the Brienomyrus brachyistius isolate T26 chromosome 18, BBRACH_0.4, whole genome shotgun sequence genome:
GCATCGTCAACAATCCCTCGTTAGCGAGTTTTATGCAGTCGAGAGTAACAGGAACTAGAGAATCATCCATCGCGGGCCTTTTAATTGCACTTTGCGGCGTCGCTTCTGCCACATTCCTGCGGAGCGCGTTTCGGCGTCCCGGCAGGCCGCTAATGATTCGCTTCTCTTAATGCATATACTGTATTCGTAGAGAATGCGCCCGACAGTTATAAAGCATGTTGTCTGACACTGTGCATTTCAtttaactaaacgaacaaacaaaacaaatttgaATACTGCTGTAAAATCTGGATTCTTCCTTACCCACCACCGGAGTAGGCGCGTTTTTACTATGGTATATAAGTAAAAAAAAGTGAAATCTTATACCACTCTATGGCAAAACCCTGGTTAAATGTCACAGCTGATATATgtgttaattacatttaaacgCTTGTGTAACACATGGTAATGTAATTGTTTAAGTATTGATAACATCTTAGCGGAACCTGTGTACGTCTTAATTAACTGCAGTGCAATGAAGAAAGCAAGAAGAGGCTGTAATAGATCTGATCGCTAGAGGGAGCCATATCTGTACAATCGTGTGAACTGCACTTGTTATCTATCATTTATTTGAGGCGGGTACCCAGATCAGAAACTaaacttaatttaaaatactcatTCATGGATTGCTCAAGTAACGTCGGCCCCTGTGAATTATTCGGCATTTTATTACTGTCAATGCATATTAATGTTTAACCTCTACGAAACAAATTCAAAGCAAGTAACCTGAATATCTGTGATCTAAATTTATTTCGTGTTATTTCACTTGTATGCCGTTTTGTGTTTAGAAAGTTAAACACGGTCCAGTTCATTTTAAAAGAtaaatgcaaatatatataAGCTTACACCGATACTATAAATATACTATAGTTTAATGCTGAGTATAACAgagctgctttttaaaatgagTAGGACAGTCGTCTTTCATTATCACCCTCATCAAAAAGTTAAGCATTCCTAACTTGCCTGAAACGCACCGTCGACACTATTCCCGCCTCCGACATGAGATTGACATGCACAGCAGCCAATTACAACGGAATAAACGCGTTCCGTCGTAAACCCAGGCCAATCGGCAGTGGCAAAGGGCGTGGCCACCGCCACCACAGGTTCCCAAGTGCCTGGAGTTTATAACGCCGAAAGCACGGCCGAGCTGGGAGAATGCGGCGTGTTGGCGTGGAGGTGCGCGCGTCTCGCTTCAACTCCCAGGGCATATTCCTTTAActtgtcctcctcctcctccctgtccggATTATTGTCAAGCGCGACGAAGTGGGAAACACGCAGTGACGCCTGGCTCCAGATGGCTAGAAACCCGGGTCTGAGTAGGGGCAGGGCTGCCCGCACGCCCCCGTCGCTCGTTTGCGGACTGCTCTTGCTCTCCGTGACCGTGACAGGTAGCGCGAGCGCACAGCGCGTCGGCGGTACCGGCCTGTCATATGCGCTCCGATCTGAACTTTCTGAGGATACCATACTGGTTGCCAACAACGGGATACGCGTGCCTTTCGGGAGATCCGCTTTCATTGACCCTATCAACGATTTAGTTACTCAAGTCCAGCCGGGAGACAAATGCAGCATAACTGTCCTGGATAACGACCCGCTGTCACAAAGACCCGGACACTTGTCTCCGAAAAAGTTTTCGTGCGAATTTGGTCCCAATGACGTGAAGTACACGCACTTCGGCTCCAGGAGCCCTTCGAAAGACAGAGTCCGGTTACAGCTCAGGTATGACACTCAGACCGATACCATTATTATACCATTCATGATGGAAGTAGAGGTTGTTTTCTCCCAGCTGGAAGTGTTAACCAGAAACATGCCGCTCACTGTAGAAAAACTGTTCGGTGTCAGTAACCCCATTGACCGAAAAATTTTGGAGTTTACTTTTGatagaaactctcagcagtgcAAAGTGTCGTCTTTATCCAGTACCAGTGTATTACCCAGTTATGGGAAACTTGTTGATGGGGGCAAACTGGGGAAAATGATGGACTGTGATGAATTACTTAAGTCAGATGTACGCTATCGGCACACGTCACAGCAAAAATCCCCTAACAGAGATTATATTCCAATGATGGTGGAATTACAAGACAAGGAGGGAAATCTTATCAAACAGGAGTTTTTCCAAATCCTGGTGCGCGTACGTGAGGGAGAGGAAAACACTCCACCAAAGCCCAGCTTTGTGGCAATGATGATGATGGAGGTGGACCAGTTTGTAATGACAGCAATAACATTGGACATGTTGGCTGCAGAAGACACAGAATCTGATCCGGACAGCCTGATTTTCAACATCACCTCTCCGTTGTCCTTGGAGGAGGGCTGCATCGTCAGTACAGATGATCGGAATTTACCAATCACATCTTTCTATCAAGGGGACGTTAATGATCTAAAAATAGCATACAAGCCACCCTCTATAGATTCGGAGACCGAGAGAATATTCCAGATTGAATTTGAGGTGGTGGACTCAGAGGGAGCCGTTTCTGACCCATTTGCCTTCATGATTGTAGTTAAGCCCATGAACACTCTAGCTCCAGTGGTGACCAGGAACACTGGGCAGCTTTTGTATGAAGGCCAGTCTAGGCCATTGTTCAGTGCTGGCAACCTGGAAATCAGTGATGAGGACAACCTCGACGAAGTCAGAATCAATGTCATTGATGGGTTGCGGCACGGACAGCTGACTGTTTTGGGCTCCAGTGCGATGTTCTTCACACCAGCCGACCTCGACAACGGGGTTGTCGTTTACCAACACGATGGCAGTGATACGTACAGCGACAACatcattttcagaatgacagacggCAAACACGAGGTGGAGTTTCTCTTTCCGATCACAGTCGTGCCAACTGACGATGAACCTCCAATTGTCAACGCTAACACAGGCCTGGTGCTGTTCAAGAACCAGATGATACCTATATCAGCACTGATGCTAAGTGGCACAGACATCGACTCCGAGGATTCAACTATAAAGTTCACCATTAAACCGCCCTTCTCTGCCGTCGGAGAAGTGTTACTGCGCCAGGCCGAGGCTCCGGAAGACCCGTCGTCGTGGAAGTTTAACGCAGCTGACGAAGTTTATGAAAAAGTGGTGACAGAATGGCTGCAGCGAGACCTTACCGATGGAAAGGTGTTTTACAGACACGTGGGGCCCCACAACACTGACATCGTGATGGATCAGTTCAAGTTCCATGTTCAGGATGACAACGACCCGCCCAACCAGTCTGAGGAGAGCGCATTTGTCATCAAGGTCCTTCCCATCGACGACGTCCCTCCTGAATTGTACCCTGGCACAGTTCTGCAAATGACGGTGCATGAGTACCAGCTGACTCATTTTACCAAAAAGGTTCTGCGTTACACCGACCTCGACTCAGAGGACCGGGATCTGAAATACACGATCATCCAGCCACCCACAGACACGGATGAGAATAACCGAGTTGTTCTAGGATCTATTGTTCTGATGGAGAATCCTGACACTGAAGTGACTGAATTCACGCAGGCACAAATTAATCAtcacaaaattgcctacaaacCCCCCGACCTTGAGCTGGGGATCACTCCCCACATCTTGCAGTTCCATTATACTGTTGAAGACACTGCTGGTAACACTGTTTACGGGACATTCACTATATTTTTGCAGCCCGTTGACAACAAGCCCCCTCAGATTACCAACACTGGCTTCACTGTCTTTGAGCGGGGCATGCACATCCTCACACATGCTGAACTGGACACTAAAGACGCCGACACAGATGGCAGTCAGATAACATTTACGCTTATCCAACCTCCACTACACGGTGAGGTCAAATATATATTGATGGACTTGACCAAAGGTGACTCCTTTAAACTGGAGGACATTTCTAATGGAAGGATCTCCTATGTCCACAATGGGGATGAATTCACAAGGGATTTGTTCCAACTGGATGTCAGTGATGGCATCCACATTGTCACGATCACGGTCAAGGTGGCAGTGAAGCCTGTCGATGATGAGACGCCAATAATTAGCCTGCCCGCGGGCACCATCGGCTCCCACATGGACGTTCTGGAGGACGGTGCCACAGAGATTACAACTAATGTCATCCAAGGGAAAGATGAAGACACAGATGATCTCAGGCTGACATTTATTGTGGAAGATGCCCCTATTTTTGGGCAGATTTTTGTCAGTGGGGTTCCTTCTACGCAGTTTACCCAGGCTGACATAATCAATGGACATGTAGTGTACGCTCACACGAGTGGGGAGATTGGCCTGACCACAAAGAATGACTACTTCAACCTAACACTAACTGACATGTCAGATGAATGGACGGTAGGGGGCAATAGGGTGAATGGGGTCCGTGTTGAAGTCACCATCCTACCAGTGGACAACCGTTCCCCTGAGGTCACCGTGGGCCCTTTATTCAGTGTGGTGGAAGGAGAAAAGAATGTCATAGAAGGACATCAGATAAGTGCCGAAGATGTTGACACGCTCATCGGTGACGTTCTCTGCACAGTCATTGTCCAGCCCATCTCTGGATACTTGGAGAACATCTCACCTGCTCCTGGCTCAGAGAAGTCAAGAACTGGTACAGCCATCAGTGCTTTTACTATTAAGGACATCAGACAAGGCCACATTTATTATGTGCAGAGCATTCATAGGGGTATGGAGCCAGCTGAGGACAGATTCACATTCAGCTGTTCAGATGGCATTAACTTGTCAGAGCGCCATTTTTTCCCCATCGCCATCATTCCTGCCAACGATGAAATGCCTAAAATTTACACTAGAGAGTTTGTTGTGATGGAAGGTATGAATATTGTTATTGACACCCCCATCCTTAATGGCGCTGATGGTGATATTCCGCGCGATAAATTAACATTCGTCATCACCAGACCACCCAAGCACGGCTACATTCTCAACCAGTTAACCACCAGCTCAGTCCCAGTCACTAACTTTACCCTTGACCAAATCGCAGAGGGTTCAACTATTGTTTATGAACATGATGATTCGGAGACTACTGAGGACAGCTTTGATATCAGCCTCACAGATGGTAAGTTCACTGTAGAGAAAACGGTCATTGTCATGATAATCCCAGTGGATGATGAAACACCCAGGATGTCTGTCAACGATGGCCTGGAAGTAGAGATTGGGGAAACTAAAATAATCAACCAGAAAGTGTTGAAGGCCACAGATCTCGACTCTGATGACAGCAGTCTGACATACATCATTCGTCTTGGACCGGGACAGGGGTTCCTGCAAAGGAAAACTCCTTCTGGGTTACTGGAGAACATTACAGTTGGCATGAACTTCACACAGAGACAAGTGGACCTGGATCTCATGGTGTACATTCACAATGGACAGGAGGGCATCCGTGACCTCATCAAGTTTGACGTCACAGATGGCTTCAACAGTCTCATAGACAGATACTTTTACATAACCATTGGCAGTATTGACATGGTGTTTCCTGATGTGGTGAGTAAAGGCGTGTCTCTCAAAGAAGGTGGTAGGGTGACCCTCACCACAGACCTCCTGAGCACCAGTGACCTGAACAGTCCAGATGAAAACCTGGTTTTTACTATCACCCGGGCACCTGTCCGTGGACATCTGGAGTGCACAGACACGCCTGGCATGCCCATCGTGTCCTTCACACAGCTCCAGCTCGCAGGGAGCAAGATCTACTACATCCATACGTCAGACGATGAGGTCAAGATGGACAGCTTCGAGTTTGAGGTCACGGACGGCTACAATCCTGTGTTCCGCACGTTCCGCGTGTCCATCGTGGATGTAGACAACAAGAAACCTGTCCTCACAGTGCACAGCCTGACGGTAATGGAGGGCGAGAGCAAACTGATCACGCCCTTCGAGTTGACTGCGGAGGACCAGGACACGGCGGACCACCTGCTGAGGTTCACAGTCACGCAAGTGCCCGTACACGGCAGGCTGCTCTTCAATAACACCCACCCCGTTACCTCGTTCACCAAACATGACCTTGAGGAGAATATGATCAGCTACCGGCATGATGGCACCGAATCATCGACGGACAGCTTCTCATTCACCGTCACCGACGGGACGCACTCCGACTTCTACGTCTTCCCCGACACTGTGTTCGAGACCCGGAAGCCACAGATGATGAAGATCACCATTCTGTCCATTGACAACGGGGTGCCGCAGATCGTAGTGAATAAGGGCGCTTCCACGCTGAAGGTCCTGTCAATAGGACAGCTGGGGTTTATGATCACCAATAAAATCCTGAAAGCTGAAGACAAAGACAGTGTCCGACACTCCCTGATTTTCCACGTTACTGCTGGTCCTGAGCATGGCCACCTTCTGAACCTGGCAAAGGGCAACGCCTCCCTCACCACATTCACCCAAGGTAACATAAAACCCTCCATAAGTTGTTTTGACCCACAGATCACTTAGTATAAAATCATTACTTCGTTCCTTATTAGGAATACTCTTCTATACTCTTCTGTGTTTAATACACAGCCTCATAATTAGTATTATATTCTTTGGGGAGTTGCTCCACTTTATTCCTTGGAGCAAATTATTctcttatttatttgcttggtGAGTGAAAGAGGTTTCAATTAATTTTTATGGTTTGGAGTTTATTCATGTTAACAGCTTTGTTTACAGCCTTGTGAAGTTTCACATTTAATTAAGGCAAACCGGGATAAGTGGGTAGGTAGTTCAGTGGGTCAGCTACTTGTAACCTGCCGAGATTTTTCCCCTTTTGATTAACCAGTTTGGCTCCTTAGCTGCTCATCCGCCTACTTTCCTGGGTGACTAAACCGTGGATTAGAGAGTTAGGCTGCAACGCTTTAATCTTTCCCAGAGAAGCAGCTGCTAAATAAGTATCAGTGCCAAGCGGAGACACCAGAAGCTGCGGTCAAGGTTCACCTGTTTTTCTCAGTTAATAAGCACCTAGTCGTAGGCCAGCTTCAGGGAAGACCCAGAAGAGTGTTTGCAAAATATGCTGAAAGGTGACCGGTTATATTTTTCTGTTCCATCTGCTGTTCACAGCTATTAAGGAGGTTACAGGTTCATACCTCTGCCCTGACTACCTCTATCCAGTTTTAGCCATCAATTATAGCCACATAGTTTTTAAGAGACAGGATGACTCTCCGCTATAACTTTCTTTGTGCTTGTTCTAATAAGTGCGTTCTGAACTCAGCTTAAAACTGTGCTGTTTAATAATTGCTCTGCCTGGATAATTCCTAGGTGATTATGCCCCGGAAAGTCACCTAGAGTGCTGAAGGTTTAGAATGCAGAGGAGAAGGTTGGAGGGACCTGGGGTGTGAGGGATGGTGGAGAAGCGGAGGGCAGAAAGGTTTATGGAAACAAAGTCTGAGGTACAGGAAGGGAATGAGTTTTAATTGCCACTGCTCTGGTTGTGTGTCCTATACACGGTCTGTCCGATTCAACACCCTGAGGTGTTTGGGAAGTGTGAGTGAAGTTGACCGTAAATGCTGGTCCAGGGCTCCTGGAAATGAAGTAAGATTAAAGGAAAATGGTCTAGctggggaaggggggtggggtggggggtgtccgACACACATCAGCTGTGCTTTGACTGACAGTCTGGCTGAGAGTCAGCAGCTTGTTTTGGGGAGCAGAAAGAGGAGAGAGATTCTTGGCACactgtgcttttccactgcggCTGCCGACCAGCGGGGGAGACTGTTGACTCGTTATATTTACAGAATGCATTTGTTGCCTCGCTGCCTCCCGTCTCTAGCTGGGCGCCCGCTAGAGATTTCAGGGTGGAGGGGGTGGTACCTGGGTCAACAGAGAGAGTGGGAAGGTGGGGGAAATTTTACATTTGCAATAATGTTTCTGACTGTCCATATAAAGAGGTAGCTGGGGGGGGATTCGGACATTTCTGTGCTGGTTGAATTACCAAAATGTGGAAGAATGTgacatttttttctgtcagtCCCTGAGCTGAGGGAGGTTGTCAAACCACAGGGTCCTGCTTATCAACATGGCGTCTCCTGCCGTGAGCTTTTAACTGGCATGGTTTTCCCACTCTGCTGGTATATTTATCACGTCCCACTGCTTCATACATCAGCTCAGCTCACCATCAGTCCGTGTGCTAGGCGATTCTGCAAAAAAGCACCCAGATGTCTTTAATCAGACAAAAAAGAAACACGTAAACACCTGAGGTAAACGTGACAGACGTGTCACTGTGATCTGGGGTGTTACTGCCCTCGTTTGGCTAAATATATCTATGAAAGGGAGTAAGGAAGCATGTGAAGGCACAGAACATGTGAAGGCACAGAACATGTGAAGACAGAGACCAtgtgaatgcagagaatgtgtgaAGGCAGTGAGCATGTGGAGGCACAGAGAGTGTGAAGGCAGAGAACATGTGGAGACAAAGTGTGCCACAGTTTTCAGTAACTCGATTATTGATAATTTACAAATCAGCAAGGTTACAATTCCGCTCCTGTGTGAAGTCTCATCGGTGTCGATGTTTTTCCATCTCTCAGCTGACTTGGACGACCTGAAGATCTGCTACATTCTGAGTGACCACAAGAATGCCACCTCTGACATATTCCATTTCTCTGTCTCGGACAGCGGTAAGTCAGCTCCTGCTACAACCTTGTCCTTTGAGTTGTGGGCGTCCTCCCCTCCGTCCATTCCCTTAACCGAATGCTGGACCCATTTCCCCCCACTGGGGGGCAGGTGTCTTTGATGTATGCTGAGGTTATCATAGTCAACCAGTACAGAACAATAGCTCTGAGATCCCCATCAGCGCTAATGTAAGACGTTGTTTGACGAGAGCCCGCATGTATACGAGGAGAGATATGACTGAAAATGATTTGCTTTGTCTGGCGCTTCCTCCCGACGACGTTCTGTATTTATAGCAAGTGCAAGAGGCACAATAGATAGACCTAGAATAGATGACTGACACTGATAATCAAAGCAGCTTTAGCAAAACAAATTCCATGGGAATCCAGATGGGTTCTAAGCAGAGAGAGGAGAGCGTCTATCTTGGAAAGATCTTCACCGACGCTTGCTTGTTCCAGCCTGATACTTTCAAGACCACGTTACCTAGAGAATGGTTTTCCCCAGTACATAATGCTCACTTTGTTAAGTTTCAAAGGCAAATCAATACGTTTTCCCGCAGCTACTTTTGGGAGCATTTATTTCTCTGTGCCTAATCGTTTCTCTCGGCAGGTGACAGTGAGGCTGACAGTAATTTGCGCCCAGAGTTTGATTcgtttgcatgttttttgctGCCATTACTAAACTTCCCTTTTTCAAGCTtctatgcatgcatgcatgtctgtgttAGTAAACAATAATTCTGGTACCACTTTACCTGAGGGAGTACTCTTACGTAATGCATTAAATAACCTGAAACTAAGtgctagttacatactgatctcctGTTCGATCATCTTTAATGAGTCATACAGGTTCATATGCTTCATGCAGTTACTATGtttgttcctgatttgtacttgagtaataactgagttactaagttgAATTAAGGTGTTAGCAAAAAATCTTGCAGCCAATAAATTGAAGTTCCTCCATGCATTTTTTTGCTCGGCAGAGCCAGGTAATTGTTCAACTGTCTTTCTTTAAGTTCTGTAAGTCAGAAAATTGGCTGAGTCTGAGAGAGGTTGGAGGACCTTCTCACTACAAAGAGATGTTTGATATTTAAGACCAGAGGCAAAAAAGCAAATAATTAGAGCCTCTGGCCCAGTCTAGTGGATTCCCCTCTAGGCTAGACTTGTAATTAAGTGGAATTTTAGAAGCTTCTTTTTAATGgacagaaaagaacaaaactgGTAAAACAGCTGTCGTCGGCTTCACTCTAGTTAGTTTGTCCCCCAGTTGTTTCCTCTGTGTAATCTTTTGGGCGGCCATCATATCAGAGACGATGaattgcattatgggaaactgGCTGGCAGGCAGTGATTGATGTTTATATAGATTCATTCGGTTCCTGGTGCAGGAGCGAAATCTCGGTGGGCGACTGTGAAAAACTATCAGCGGTGTCATGAAgtggattgggaggggggttcGGATTGAGGACGCTACTGAGGACAACGAGGCCTGGGGGGTATAAAAGACAGCTGTTTTGTTTTACGGTTAGCTGCTATGACTATCAGACATCAGAGCGCCGTGGGTCTATGACTCTCCTCTGCAGCGTCCTGCTAATTCTTCCTGCTGTcattttttccccactttttattttttacatagtTTTTATGCTTGTGCTAACGATACTGCTGGTATTTACCCCCTCCCTCACCGCCCCCCATCATCTGACCCGCTTTACTCGTTTTTCATGGAGGAAATCAAACACAaaagccccccctcccaactcccCTTTATCCTTCTACATCTAGAGGTACCACACAGTGCGCTCTTAAGAGTCCATCGTCACCCGCCCCCCCGCCGTGCCCCTGTGCTATTGTCCCCCATTTTAGCACCGGGGCATAAAGGTTACAAGTGACCGGTTGGCCTTTGAAGGCTGAATCGGTGGAGCTAATTATGGAGTTTGAGAAGGCCGCGACTCACCGCCGCCCCTCTGCGGCAGGAGGTACCGCTCACCCGAGCTGTACGGTGCTGCTGTTCAGGCGTCGGACGCGGTGCTGTGTGAAGGATAGGGCTGTTTGCTTTTGTAAGGTTTTAGAATGGGCCTTGTCATAGTGGGCGTGGCTGTTGTGGGTTGGGTGATAATAGTGAGATCATGGTGTGTGATCATATTGAGATTTTGGCAAACGTTTACATGCTCTTGATTTTGAAAGTCTTCAAGGCTGTGAAAGTTGGGTAGAAGATAGTGTTTATATAAAATTGTATAACTGTATTGCGGTGTAAAATGTCCCCACAGacagcagagggagtctgttGTGTAAGCCACAGTGAACCTGGCACCCAGAAACTAGGGGTTTTGATGGCGGgttgcactgctgcctcacaacaTCAGGATAATGCCGAGTTTGAAGTATCCCAGGGCCAGAAGGGAGGGGCTCACGTTTAATTTCTTTTGTCTTTATTGTATGACATCACTACATTActccatttcttttttctcattttcaaaCTCAAGGCTTTTTGCCATCCAGCCATCCGGTCTGGTGCAGTGTGCCgctcagtgggctaaacctCTGGGcttgtgaccagaaggttgctggttcaaatcttaTTATTGTCGTTGATGTTATTTCTATTTTCACCATGAAATAAAGATACATGCTTACATTTCTGCGTTCAGCCTTAGCAGGTAAGAATTTGCtgctctctcctgctctctgtgCAAAAAGATATAACTTAACAAAAGACAAAAGACACAATAAAACAGGTACTTAAGAAACCTGTGCACATTATCGCTTAACAGAAAACACTGGTTTTAATTAATGCGATGATGACTGTGATTGATTAAAGAAGTGAAACACAAGCCCCTCCCTTGCTGACCCAGGGGCACATCGAACTCGGCAAGATCAGAATGCGTGGAGTTCTGCCCAGGGGCAGATGTAGTATTTGCCCGTTAAGAGGGGGCTCAGTGCAATTATGAAGAAATGgggaccaccccccccacagggtCCCAGATGATAAAAATTCGTAGACAAAAACTTGTGTGCAAAAGTACAGGACAAACTGCTAAATGGATTtcgaaaaattatttttccgGGGGGTAAGACAAAATATAGGGTTGGTGAAGCCCCTCCTCGGAAGGTTTTAGACTTGCCCCTGCTCTCTGTCTGTTCTCTCCATTccatgtgggtttcctctgggtcctCCTCTGTCTTCCCACAGTTGAAAAACATCCAATCAGATGAAGAGCCCATAGTATGTGTACACCCTTTCATGCTTTCCGGAGCCTGTACTCACTGCGAGCCTGTACTCACTGCGAGCCTGTACTCACTGCGAGCCTGTACTCCATAAGCAGGTTAGAGGGCATGGCGCTCTGCAGACTGAGCTCACCCAGCCTTGACCGTCATGCGCCGAATCCCTCACCCAAAAACAGGACGGCCCAGTGCTAACTCTTGGCATCAAGCTTGCATCAGTTTCACTTCCGGACCTCCAGTGCAGAGCTCAAGTTTAATGATTCCTGGGAGCTGTTGGTTTCCAGGTCATGCGTGGGGAATCTCCGGAAATCAATAAATGAAACCAGCAGAGAAAGTCAGCACTTCTGAGCTTGACAACAGAAGTCCCAATTATCAGCTCAGG
Encoded proteins:
- the LOC125713247 gene encoding FRAS1-related extracellular matrix protein 2-like encodes the protein MARNPGLSRGRAARTPPSLVCGLLLLSVTVTGSASAQRVGGTGLSYALRSELSEDTILVANNGIRVPFGRSAFIDPINDLVTQVQPGDKCSITVLDNDPLSQRPGHLSPKKFSCEFGPNDVKYTHFGSRSPSKDRVRLQLRYDTQTDTIIIPFMMEVEVVFSQLEVLTRNMPLTVEKLFGVSNPIDRKILEFTFDRNSQQCKVSSLSSTSVLPSYGKLVDGGKLGKMMDCDELLKSDVRYRHTSQQKSPNRDYIPMMVELQDKEGNLIKQEFFQILVRVREGEENTPPKPSFVAMMMMEVDQFVMTAITLDMLAAEDTESDPDSLIFNITSPLSLEEGCIVSTDDRNLPITSFYQGDVNDLKIAYKPPSIDSETERIFQIEFEVVDSEGAVSDPFAFMIVVKPMNTLAPVVTRNTGQLLYEGQSRPLFSAGNLEISDEDNLDEVRINVIDGLRHGQLTVLGSSAMFFTPADLDNGVVVYQHDGSDTYSDNIIFRMTDGKHEVEFLFPITVVPTDDEPPIVNANTGLVLFKNQMIPISALMLSGTDIDSEDSTIKFTIKPPFSAVGEVLLRQAEAPEDPSSWKFNAADEVYEKVVTEWLQRDLTDGKVFYRHVGPHNTDIVMDQFKFHVQDDNDPPNQSEESAFVIKVLPIDDVPPELYPGTVLQMTVHEYQLTHFTKKVLRYTDLDSEDRDLKYTIIQPPTDTDENNRVVLGSIVLMENPDTEVTEFTQAQINHHKIAYKPPDLELGITPHILQFHYTVEDTAGNTVYGTFTIFLQPVDNKPPQITNTGFTVFERGMHILTHAELDTKDADTDGSQITFTLIQPPLHGEVKYILMDLTKGDSFKLEDISNGRISYVHNGDEFTRDLFQLDVSDGIHIVTITVKVAVKPVDDETPIISLPAGTIGSHMDVLEDGATEITTNVIQGKDEDTDDLRLTFIVEDAPIFGQIFVSGVPSTQFTQADIINGHVVYAHTSGEIGLTTKNDYFNLTLTDMSDEWTVGGNRVNGVRVEVTILPVDNRSPEVTVGPLFSVVEGEKNVIEGHQISAEDVDTLIGDVLCTVIVQPISGYLENISPAPGSEKSRTGTAISAFTIKDIRQGHIYYVQSIHRGMEPAEDRFTFSCSDGINLSERHFFPIAIIPANDEMPKIYTREFVVMEGMNIVIDTPILNGADGDIPRDKLTFVITRPPKHGYILNQLTTSSVPVTNFTLDQIAEGSTIVYEHDDSETTEDSFDISLTDGKFTVEKTVIVMIIPVDDETPRMSVNDGLEVEIGETKIINQKVLKATDLDSDDSSLTYIIRLGPGQGFLQRKTPSGLLENITVGMNFTQRQVDLDLMVYIHNGQEGIRDLIKFDVTDGFNSLIDRYFYITIGSIDMVFPDVVSKGVSLKEGGRVTLTTDLLSTSDLNSPDENLVFTITRAPVRGHLECTDTPGMPIVSFTQLQLAGSKIYYIHTSDDEVKMDSFEFEVTDGYNPVFRTFRVSIVDVDNKKPVLTVHSLTVMEGESKLITPFELTAEDQDTADHLLRFTVTQVPVHGRLLFNNTHPVTSFTKHDLEENMISYRHDGTESSTDSFSFTVTDGTHSDFYVFPDTVFETRKPQMMKITILSIDNGVPQIVVNKGASTLKVLSIGQLGFMITNKILKAEDKDSVRHSLIFHVTAGPEHGHLLNLAKGNASLTTFTQADLDDLKICYILSDHKNATSDIFHFSVSDSGGNQLRNQQFLLNWAWISLEKQHYVVDEDAKVLEVVLKRRGYLGETSFVSISTRDGTAERDKDFRGKSQKQVQFNPGQTAATWRVRILADDQFEQSENFQITLSEPVMGVLEVPSTANVDIVDPGDESTVFIPQSSYAVEEDVGELFIPMKRSGDISQELMVICYTQQGTATGTVPTTVLSYSDYISRPEEHASVLRFDKGEAEKPCRVVIIDDSLYEEEESFNVTLSMPLGGRLGSEHPSARVTILPDQDDAPAFYFGELEYQVDESEGHVEVRVWRTGTDLSKVASVTVRSRKTDPVSAEAGTDYVGISRNLDFAPGVNMQTLRVTILDDLGRPALEGVERFELVLRMPMNGVLGEPSKTTIYINDSVSDLPKVQFRNAMYTANENEGQVSVVVHRSGDVSYRSAVRCYTRQGSAQVMMDFEERPNTDASLITFLPGETEKRCILRLVDDSLHEEDEDLRLVLGSPRSDSPFGASVGAQNETLVRINDHADKPIIKFAETKFSVHEPREVGQVVVVHIPVLRLGDTSKVSVVRVHTKDGSATSGEDYHPISKDVEFKEGETRRVVEVEILYDGVREMREAFTLHLKPDENMIAEIQMSKAIVYIEEVSMADVTFPSSPEVVSLLEYDNTGRTTDRLHPTAGYPVICVTACNPKYSDYHKTGSICFSEHINHTLTRYRWLVSAPAGSDGVTSPMREVDFDTFFTSSKLITLDSIYFQAGSRVQCVARAVNSNGDEGLEISSPAVTISVEEGLCQPRNLGTVGAEPFSAKLRYTGADDPDHANLIKLTVTMPHIDGMLPVISTRQLSNFELTLSPDGTRVGNHRCSNLLDQHEVTTRHGFLTDAAHGANVIGDAMPYQYSGALRGAGALRFYRNLNLDACLWEFTSYYDMSELLTDCGGTIGTDGQVLNLVQSYVTLRVPLHVSYVFHSPVGLGSWQHFDLQSELRLTFVYDTAILWRDGIGSPPQAELQGSLYPTSMRINEQGRLVVNFRTEARFRGLFVTSHSGSSMSSMVMCTDHPGLTFNLSLVRSEPTYNQPMQQWTFTSDFAIRDYSGTYTVKLVPCTSAPTLEYSFPPVCSPREPVTFDLDIRFQQVSDPVPVEFSLNTQMFLLSKKLLWLSDGSMGFGQESDTVFAEGDTIYGRVMVDPVQNLGDSFICNIEKVFLCTGADGYVPKYNPSKSEFGCLADSPSLLHRFKIIDKAQPETQDRSFGSVGFNALLALDDPQAQALVRQPGSDGFRVDSTPLFQVATGRAWYLHTIYTVRSRDNANRGIGKRSLEYHSLAQAASSSSRASRSMRSAGGVQDIADKIGAENNRGTNIMHIALDYSRQRTSAGGEIFADGVVPQELARHGKEAGLVTTVGVLVGLLLFVLVVILLILFVYSKKKEKKAAPKASGSKEPIITEGFSAADSSEV